The Kazachstania africana CBS 2517 chromosome 8, complete genome genome contains a region encoding:
- the DIB1 gene encoding U4/U6-U5 snRNP complex subunit DIB1 (similar to Saccharomyces cerevisiae DIB1 (YPR082C); ancestral locus Anc_3.382), translated as MATYLLPNLRTGWHVDQAIVTETEKLVIIRFGIENSKECILMDELLYSVSEKVKNFATVYLCDITKVTDFNEMYELDDPMCLMFFYKNKHMMCDFGTGNNNKLNFTIDDEQELIDVIETIFRGARKNKGLVVSPYDYNNKRVD; from the coding sequence atggCTACATATCTATTACCTAATCTACGTACTGGGTGGCATGTGGATCAAGCAATAGTAACAGAGACAGAAAAGTTAGTTATAATACGGTTCggtattgaaaattcaaaagaatgtATACTGATGGATGAACTGCTATATTCAGTATCTGAAAAAGTTAAGAATTTTGCAACGGTATATCTTTGTGATATTACAAAGGTAACagatttcaatgaaatgtACGAATTGGACGATCCTATGTGTCTAATGTTTTTTTATAAGAATAAACATATGATGTGTGATTTTGGTACcggtaataataataaattgaatttcaCAATTGATGATGAGCAGGAATTAATAGATGTTATCGAGACGATATTTAGAGGTGCAAGAAAGAACAAAGGTTTGGTGGTGTCACCTTACGATTATAACAATAAGAGGGTAGATTAA
- the TEF1 gene encoding translation elongation factor EF-1 alpha (similar to Saccharomyces cerevisiae TEF2 (YBR118W) and TEF1 (YPR080W); ancestral locus Anc_3.378), with protein MGKEKSHVNVVVIGHVDSGKSTTTGHLIYKCGGIDKRTIEKFEKEAAELGKGSFKYAWVLDKLKAERERGITIDIALWKFETPKYQVTVIDAPGHRDFIKNMITGTSQADCAILIIAGGVGEFEAGISKDGQTREHALLAYTLGVKQLIVAVNKMDSVKWDESRFQEICKETANFIKKVGYNPKTVPFVPISGWNGDNMIEVTTNASWYKGWEKETKAGVVKGKTLLEAIDAIEPPSRPTDKPLRLPLQDVYKIGGIGTVPVGRVETGVIKPGMVVTFAPAGVTTEVKSVEMHHEQLEAGMPGDNVGFNVKNVSVKEIRRGNVCGDSKNDPPKGAASFNATVIVLNHPGQISAGYSPVLDCHTAHIACRFDELLEKNDRRSGKKLEDSPKFLKSGDAALVKFVPSKPMCVEAFTDYPPLGRFAVRDMRQTVAVGVIKSVDKSDKAGKVTKAAQKAAKK; from the coding sequence ATGGGTAAAGAAAAGTCTCACGTTAACGTTGTCGTTATTGGTCACGTCGATTCCGGTAAGTCCACTACCACTGGTCACTTAATCTACAAGTGTGGTGGTATTGACAAGAGAACTATCGAAAAGTTCGAAAAGGAAGCCGCCGAATTAGGTAAGGGTTCTTTCAAGTACGCTTGGGTTTTAGATAAATTAAAGgctgaaagagaaagaggTATCACCATCGATATCGCTTTATGGAAGTTCGAAACTCCAAAGTACCAAGTTACCGTTATTGATGCTCCAGGTCACAGAGATTTCATCAAGAATATGATTACTGGTACTTCCCAAGCTGATTGTGCTATTTTAATCATTGCTGGTGGTGTCGGTGAATTCGAAGCTGGTATCTCCAAGGATGGTCAAACCAGAGAACACGCTTTATTAGCTTACACCTTAGGTGTTAAGCAATTAATCGTTGCTGTCAACAAGATGGATTCCGTCAAATGGGACGAATCCAGATTCCAAGAAATTTGCAAGGAAACCGCTAACTTCATCAAGAAGGTTGGTTACAACCCAAAGACTGTTCCATTCGTTCCAATCTCTGGTTGGAATGGTGACAACATGATTGAAGTTACCACTAACGCTTCCTGGTACAAGGGTTGGGAAAAGGAAACCAAGGCCGGTGTCGTCAAGGGTAAGACTTTATTAGAAGCCATTGACGCTATCGAACCACCTTCCAGACCAACTGACAAGCCATTAAGATTACCATTACAAGATGTTTACAAGATTGGTGGTATCGGTACTGTGCCAGTCGGTAGAGTCGAAACCGGTGTTATCAAGCCAGGTATGGTCGTCACTTTCGCCCCAGCTGGTGTTACTACCGAAGTTAAGTCCGTCGAAATGCACCACGAACAATTAGAAGCTGGTATGCCAGGTGACAACGTTGGTTTCAACGTCAAGAACGTTTCCGTTAAGGAAATCAGAAGAGGTAACGTCTGTGGTGACTCCAAGAACGACCCACCAAAGGGTGCtgcttctttcaatgctaCCGTCATTGTCTTAAACCATCCAGGTCAAATCTCTGCTGGTTACTCTCCAGTCTTAGATTGTCACACTGCTCACATTGCTTGTAGATTCgatgaattattagaaaagaaCGACAGAAGATCCGGTAAGAAGTTAGAAGACTCTCCAAAGTTCTTAAAGTCCGGTGATGCTGCTTTAGTCAAATTCGTTCCATCTAAGCCAATGTGTGTTGAAGCTTTCACTGACTACCCACCATTAGGTAGATTCGCTGTCAGAGATATGAGACAAACCGTCGCTGTCGGTGTCATCAAGTCTGTTGACAAGTCTGACAAGGCTGGTAAGGTCACCAAGGCTGCTCAAAAGGCTGCTAAGAAATAA
- the MRL1 gene encoding Mrl1p (similar to Saccharomyces cerevisiae MRL1 (YPR079W); ancestral locus Anc_3.377), protein MPVLSKRRVLLVLLTLLSAIALIARVGSALENGAMLENNTSDSGKHDDSNKEKEEEDLFCAVLNPVTESYIDLSPLSATPNDWREVPDETTTSKTRWLVKGYGSDKDLNFTLSICSSSVHSSEEMEQLSNHTGGFYNDMEDNLISIGDFSSKPILFGNGNSKKLTLKYENGSICPNGVDKKSTLLNFICDKEISSRVQLSYVGNLHDCSYFFEARSIYACPTTSKKNGVNAFGIFFGIFAVFGLVEIGRRWLINKLVKSSRRRHSDEFNDVLDDNDSNIQPRWEFFEDQSIFKKFFVNLGRAMKRINHSLISLLRDERNASSTGPIRLSSNSQTSFFRDMEVQNNIIDSLDVSSSGTSATTREVELE, encoded by the coding sequence ATGCCAGTATTGTCAAAGCGAAGAGTCTTATTGGTATTACTTACGTTACTTAGTGCGATAGCATTGATAGCACGTGTGGGTTCAGCTTTGGAAAATGGTGCAATGTTGGAGAACAACACTTCAGACAGTGGAAAACATGATGATAGCAACAAGgagaaggaagaagaagatctCTTCTGTGCGGTACTAAATCCGGTGACAGAGTCATATATTGATCTGTCACCTCTATCAGCTACACCCAACGATTGGAGGGAAGTACCTGATGAGACGACGACGTCAAAGACGAGATGGTTAGTGAAGGGTTATGGTAGTGAtaaagatttaaatttCACATTGAGTATTTGCTCCAGTTCGGTTCATTCCAGTGAAGAGATGGAACAATTGAGTAATCATACTGGTGGTTTTTATAATGATATGGAAGATAATTTGATCTCAATTGGCGACTTCAGTAGTAAACCAATTTTATTTGGCAATGGTAATAGTAAAAAATTGACTTTAAAATATGAGAATGGTTCCATATGTCCCAATGGTGTTGATAAGAAATCAACCTTActaaattttatttgcgataaagaaatttcaagtaGAGTACAACTTTCATACGTTGGCAATTTACATGATtgttcatatttttttgaagctAGAAGCATATATGCATGCCCCACAACTAGTAAGAAAAACGGTGTTAATGCATTTGGTATATTTTTCGGTATATTTGCCGTTTTTGGTTTAGTTGAAATTGGTAGAAGATGgttaataaataaattagtGAAGTCTAGCAGGAGAAGACATAGTGATGAGTTTAATGATGTTTtagatgataatgatagtAATATACAACCACGATgggaattttttgaagatcaGTCTATATTCAAGAAGTTTTTCGTTAATTTGGGTCGAGCTATGAAAAGAATCAATCATAGTTTAATATCGCTGCTAAGGGACGAAAGAAATGCATCATCTACGGGACCAATAAGACTGTCATCGAATAGTCAAACGTCTTTTTTCAGAGACATGGAAGTGCAGAACAATATAATTGACAGCCTGGATGTTAGTAGTTCGGGTACATCTGCTACCACTAGGGAAGTTGAATTAGAATAA
- the KAFR0H00820 gene encoding uncharacterized protein (similar to Saccharomyces cerevisiae YPR078C; ancestral locus Anc_3.375) produces the protein MAYNKINSINYNLNKLSKEEMDCEIEKIINETRQLENLVERTSDQTLKEINRLDRVIQNYSQRRTVDKVDKEEEDETNDNTHPHPHAWSLRFFKFCTKKKDDKKYLLRAEIPGSDYSAINSSLFAHNSSDLSLSNDHPNGGFTNHNYSLSPLQIFNSALNSSPTIGHIRERGESIISDDFLYMKRMNALKYRLMDQSLYNGQIQDSDNLNIVTPLLLKFNGDSNMEKNTIGQVSWWHTMIHSIRNVFK, from the coding sequence ATGgcatataataaaataaattcaatcaattaTAACTTGAATAAGCTGAGTAAAGAAGAGATGGACTgcgaaattgaaaagataataaatgaGACCAGACAACTGGAAAATTTGGTTGAAAGAACAAGTGATCAGACTTTAAAAGAGATTAATAGATTAGATAGAGTTATACAAAATTACAGTCAAAGAAGAACGGTTGACAAGGTTGataaagaggaagaggatGAAACTAATGATAATACTCATCCTCACCCTCATGCCTGGAGTTTAAgattctttaaattttgtacCAAGAAAAAGGATGATAAGAAATATTTACTAAGAGCTGAAATTCCAGGAAGCGATTATTCTGCAATCAACTCTAGTTTGTTTGCTCATAACAGCAGTGATTTATCATTGTCTAACGATCATCCAAATGGTGGTTTTACAAATCACAATTATTCACTCTCCCCTttacaaatattcaattcagCTTTGAATTCATCTCCCACAATTGGTCATATTAGGGAACGTGGTGAAAGTATTATCAGTGACGATTTTCTGTatatgaaaagaatgaatGCACTCAAATATCGTTTAATGGATCAAAGTTTATATAATGGACAGATTCAAGATAgtgataatttgaatattgtcACGCCTTTATTGCTGAAGTTTAATGGCGACAGTAATATGGAAAAGAACACAATAGGCCAAGTCAGCTGGTGGCATACGATGATACATTCAATCAGAAATGTATTTAAATAA
- the KAFR0H00825 gene encoding uncharacterized protein (ancestral locus Anc_3.376): MSSRCQCNECGHSQDCGDKCKVDCPGGAACKCHTAEKHNHVCPTCKKECACSGTECVTSQCTCGKV, from the coding sequence ATGTCAAGTAGATGCCAATGTAATGAATGTGGTCATTCACAAGATTGTGGTGATAAATGTAAGGTAGACTGTCCAGGTGGAGCCGCCTGCAAGTGTCATACCGCAGAGAAGCACAACCACGTCTGTCCAACATGTAAGAAAGAATGTGCCTGTTCTGGAACAGAATGTGTAACTTCCCAATGTACTTGTGGAAAGGTTTAG
- the OPY2 gene encoding Opy2p (similar to Saccharomyces cerevisiae OPY2 (YPR075C); ancestral locus Anc_3.373), with translation MSNSTSSSGDSCVVCTDSVSCPTCGENEYCVMTALTCNECPTTYCATKSSSSLDTLSNSTTTSTSASSTSRSSSTSKTNNNPKIIGGVFGGIFGISLVVLFLAYQWYWKPKYRKSDSKLLDAKSSADLELADDEEDDDFDDFDDDEEEEVPSNMGNFQSNTNGTTAIKTMTMPPPHQQAVRRTTLMNPGDRRSTTSTIRTKASNILPIAYIPGVTSTGLNRPRKFASSNLNVAGDVRSHITLGSSILDFEEEGENDMVDETNKYTNRQNTSKVREKKASQDNLTTAIKARPKLVEITEEMNEEDQEEQENFILRDTIEDIREVTGTTDLISLSREYNGDEDQNSLNDDGSFLLDLEIPDSLRDTSKPDRNVKDPEANVNVESPFDDKFNIDLRDTT, from the coding sequence ATGTCCAACTCTACAAGTTCTAGTGGCGATTCCTGTGTGGTTTGTACGGACAGCGTATCCTGCCCCACCTGTGGGGAGAATGAGTATTGCGTAATGACTGCTTTAACATGTAACGAATGTCCTACAACATATTGTGCTACGAAGTCAAGTTCATCTTTAGATACGTTGAGTAATTCAACAACTACCTCGACCAGTGCATCGAGTACTTCTCGTTCATCTAGCACCTCCAAAACCAATAACAATCCCAAAATTATTGGTGGTGTATTTGGTGGTATATTTGGCATCTCTCTCGTTGTACTTTTCCTTGCTTATCAGTGGTACTGGAAACCAAAATATAGAAAATCTGATTCAAAACTGCTGGATGCAAAAAGTAGTGCAGATCTCGAGTTGGCTGAcgacgaagaagatgacgattttgatgattttgatgatgacgagGAAGAGGAGGTACCTTCGAACATGGGTAACTTTCAAAGCAATACGAATGGAACTACCGCTATTAAGACGATGACCATGCCTCCTCCACACCAACAAGCTGTCAGAAGGACAACTTTGATGAATCCAGGTGATAGAAGAAGCACAACATCTACTATAAGAACAAAAGCCTCAAACATTTTGCCAATCGCTTACATTCCGGGTGTTACAAGTACAGGATTGAATAGACCAAGAAAATTCGCAAGTAGTAATCTGAATGTCGCGGGTGATGTTAGGTCCCACATTACCTTGGGTTCATCCattttagattttgaagaggAAGGAGAAAATGACATGGTTGATGAAACTAACAAATATACGAATAGACAAAATACGTCGAAGGTACGCGAAAAGAAAGCCTCACAGGATAACTTAACCACTGCCATCAAAGCTAGACCCAAGTTGGTGGAAATTACTgaagaaatgaatgaaGAGGATCAAGAGGagcaagaaaatttcatattgaGAGACACAATAGAAGATATCAGGGAAGTGACAGGCACCACAGATTTGATAAGTCTATCAAGGGAATACAACGGTGATGAGGATCAAAACtcattgaatgatgatgGCAGTTTCCTATTGGATTTAGAAATACCTGATTCATTACGAGATACTTCGAAACCGGATAGAAACGTCAAAGACCCAGAAGCCAATGTAAACGTTGAAAGCCCATTtgatgataaattcaaCATTGATCTGAGAGACACTACCTAG
- the TKL1 gene encoding transketolase TKL1 (similar to Saccharomyces cerevisiae TKL2 (YBR117C) and TKL1 (YPR074C); ancestral locus Anc_3.372) — MAFGEIDKLAVSTIRLLAVDEVAAANSGHPGAPLGMAPAAHVVWSQMNFNPKNPDWIARDRFILSNGHAVALLYAMLHLTGYPLTIEDLKQFRQLGSKTPGHPEFETPGIEVTTGPLGQGISNAVGLAIAQKQFASTYNKPGFKLSDSFVYVFLGDGCLQEGVSSEASSLAGHLKLGNIIAIYDDNKITIDGATEVSFDEDVAKRYEAYGWEVLHVENGNEDLDAIAKAVAKAKKSTDKPTLIKMTTTIGYGSLMAGSHAVHGAPLKTDDIKQLRTKFGFDPEQSFTVPQEVYDFYQSKIGNPGQQANNHWDKLFSQYQQKFPELSAELARRLKGELPAAWEKALPTYTAKDSAVATRKLSEIVLESIHGELPELIGGSADLTPSNLTRWREAVDFQPESSKLGDYSGRYIRYGIREHAMGAIMNGISAFGANYKPYSGSFLNFVSYAAGAVRLSALSGHPVVWVATHDSIGVGEDGPTHQPIETLAHFRALPNIQVWRPADGNETSAAYKVSLESKHTPSIIALSRQNLPQLEGSSIDKAVKGGYVLHDVANADITLAATGSEVSLSVDAAKALAAKGINARVVSLPDFFTFEKQPEDYKLSVLPDGIPVLSVEVLSTSCWGKYAHQSFGIDSFGASGKAPEVFKHFGFTTEGVAERAERTIAFYKGKDVISPLRRAF, encoded by the coding sequence ATGGCTTTTGGTGAAATTGACAAATTAGCTGTTTCTACTATCAGATTACTAGCTGTAGATGAAGTTGCTGCTGCCAACTCTGGTCACCCAGGTGCTCCATTAGGTATGGCCCCAGCTGCTCACGTTGTTTGGAGTCAAATGAACTTCAACCCAAAGAACCCAGACTGGATCGCCAGAGATAGATTTATCTTATCTAACGGTCATGCTGTCGCCCTACTGTACGCCATGCTACACTTAACTGGCTACCCTCTAACcattgaagatttaaaaCAATTCAGACAATTAGGTTCCAAGACCCCAGGTCACCCAGAATTCGAAACTCCAGGTATCGAAGTCACCACTGGTCCATTAGGTCAAGGTATCTCCAATGCTGTCGGTCTTGCAATTGCTCAAAAGCAATTTGCCTCCACTTACAACAAACCAGGTTTTAAATTATCTGATTCCTTCGTTTACGTTTTCTTAGGTGATGGTTGTCTACAAGAAGGTGTTTCATCCGAAGCTTCTTCATTAGCTGGTCACTTAAAATTGGGTAACATTATTGCCATCTACGATGATAACAAGATCACAATCGATGGTGCCACCGAAGTTTCCTTCGATGAAGATGTTGCCAAGAGATACGAAGCTTACGGCTGGGAAGTATTACATGTCGAAAACGGTAATGAAGACCTTGATGCCATTGCTAAGGCCGTCGCCAAGGCTAAGAAATCTACAGACAAGCCAACTTTAATCAAGATGACCACTACTATTGGTTACGGTTCTTTAATGGCTGGTTCTCATGCAGTTCACGGTGCTCCATTGAAAACAGATGATATCAAACAATTAAGAACTAAATTCGGTTTCGACCCAGAACAATCTTTCACCGTTCCACAGGAAGTTTACGATTTCTACCAATCTAAGATTGGTAACCCAGGCCAACAGGCTAACAATCACTGGGATAAATTATTCTCCCAATACCAACAAAAATTCCCAGAATTAAGTGCTGAATTAGCCAGAAGATTAAAGGGTGAATTACCTGCTGCTTGGGAAAAGGCCTTACCAACTTACACCGCAAAGGATTCTGCTGTTGCCACCAGAAAATTGTCCGAAATTGTATTAGAAAGCATCCATGGTGAATTACCAGAATTGATTGGTGGTTCCGCCGATTTAACTCCATCTAACTTAACTAGATGGAGGGAAGCTGTCGATTTCCAACCAGAATCTTCTAAGTTAGGTGATTACTCCGGTAGATATATTAGATACGGTATCAGAGAACATGCTATGGGTGCTATCATGAACGGTATCTCTGCTTTCGGTGCTAACTACAAGCCATACAGTGGTTCTTTCTTAAACTTCGTCTCTTACGCTGCTGGTGCCGTCAGATTATCCGCTTTATCTGGTCATCCAGTTGTCTGGGTTGCTACACACGATTCCATTGGTGTCGGTGAAGATGGTCCAACCCATCAACCTATCGAAACTTTAGCACATTTCAGAGCTTTACCAAACATTCAAGTCTGGAGGCCAGCCGATGGTAATGAAACTTCTGCTGCTTACAAAGTTTCATTAGAATCTAAACATACTCCATCCATCATTGCTTTATCGAGACAAAATTTACCACAATTAGAAGGTTCTAGTATTGATAAGGCTGTTAAGGGTGGTTACGTCCTACATGATGTTGCTAACGCAGATATTACTTTAGCCGCTACTGGCTCTGAAGTTTCCTTATCTGTCGATGCCGCTAAGGCTTTAGCTGCCAAGGGTATCAACGCTCGTGTTGTCTCTTTACCagattttttcactttcgAAAAGCAACCAGAAGACTACAAGTTATCTGTCCTACCGGATGGTATCCCAGTATTATCCGTCGAAGTTCTAAGTACTTCCTGTTGGGGTAAATATGCTCATCAATCTTTCGGTATCGACTCCTTTGGAGCTTCTGGTAAGGCTCCAGAAGTTTTCAAGCACTTCGGTTTCACCACTGAAGGCGTTGCTGAAAGAGCTGAAAGGACCATTGCCTTCTACAAGGGTAAGGATGTTATTTCTCCATTAAGAAGAGCTTTCTAA
- the LTP1 gene encoding tyrosine protein phosphatase LTP1 (similar to Saccharomyces cerevisiae LTP1 (YPR073C); ancestral locus Anc_3.371), whose protein sequence is MTQDKKISVAFVCLGNICRSPMAEAVFRHAVKQQNLESYFEKIDSFGTGNYHVGGDPDRRSAATCKKHHVPVNHKAQQIRPRHFEEFDYIICMDESNLRNLNRIKPKNSRGEIYLFGSWNTNNRFNKIVDDPYYGGIDGFEYNFEQVTYFSEEFLKRELAL, encoded by the coding sequence ATGACACAAGATAAGAAGATTTCAGTAGCGTTTGTTTGTTTAGGTAACATTTGCCGTTCCCCTATGGCTGAAGCAGTATTTAGACACGCGGTGAAGCAACAAAATTTAGAGAGTTATTTCGAGAAGATTGATTCGTTTGGCACAGGGAACTACCATGTTGGAGGTGATCCTGATCGCCGTAGTGCCGCTACTTGTAAGAAACATCATGTGCCTGTAAACCATAAAGCTCAGCAAATTCGTCCAAGGCATTTTGAGGAATTTGATTATATCATTTGTATGGATGAATCTAATTTGAGGAATTTGAATAGAATTAAACCAAAAAATTCTAGAGgtgaaatttatttatttggTAGTTGGAATACTAATAACCgattcaataaaattgtcGACGATCCTTATTACGGTGGCATAGATGGATTTGAGTACAATTTTGAACAAGTCACTTACTTTAGTGAAGAATTCCTGAAAAGGGAACTAGCGTTATAA
- the NOT5 gene encoding CCR4-NOT core subunit NOT5 (similar to Saccharomyces cerevisiae NOT5 (YPR072W); ancestral locus Anc_3.370), with protein MSQRKLQQDIDKLLKKVKEGLETFDEVYEKFESSDPTNSSYREKLESDLKREIKKLQKQREQIKTWLSKEDVKDKSNVLLENRRFIENDMERFKTIEKLMKAKQFSNEALTNPDSIIDPRDLKKREIFIFIQDCIQELQKQLETYENDDNYEGIARHEFHINNLQNILKLLTRNQIDTNTIDEFKDDIKYYVENNDDPDFVEYDTIYEDMGCEIQFANDLNLENTNDINTSTLSSANDYITSTTPVKPNNNPSTTTSTPSAATATATLRKQDRSSPKKLKKSTLIASPSKQQDEDLSKATASATTTTTTPAATTTLFPATSTAVPTNMNDIKTEDKDIHEHQHVQQPSELSFPKDITSQINDIISADIEQNQAFRNPLFNEELKYWLNTKKTLMQPYKEMPQSMLSQLESSLLNCPDSLDADSPYLYRKPLSLPHPTSIFFPNEPIRFIYPFDLKLSNNATNNNTNTSSQKKVKNDIYSNTSLAKIFTKFDLDTLFFIFYHYQGTYEQFLSSRELNKNRNWQFNKVDRCWYYKEIEKLPPGMNKSEEESWRYFDYKKSWLARRCSPDFVYKKEDFEKL; from the coding sequence ATGTCACAGCGAAAACTTCAACAGGATATCgataaattattaaaaaaagttaaagaAGGTCTGGAAACTTTCGATGAAGTTTACGAAAAATTTGAGTCTAGTGACCcaacaaattcatcatACAGAGAGAAACTAGAAtctgatttgaaaagagaaatcaaaaaattacaGAAACAAAGAGAACAAATCAAAACTTGGTTAAGTAAAGAAGATGtaaaagataaatcaaatgtcttattagaaaatagaagatttattgaaaatgatatggaaagatttaaaactattgaaaaattaatgaaagcaaaacaattttcaaatgaagCTTTAACAAATCCTGATTCAATTATTGATCCaagagatttgaaaaagagagaaattttcatctttattcaaGATTGTATTcaagaattacaaaaacaGTTAGAAACttatgaaaatgatgataattaTGAAGGTATTGCAAGACATGAGTTCcatatcaataatttacaaaatattctaAAATTATTAACTCGTAATCAAATTGATACAAATACAATAGATGAATTTAAAGACgatatcaaatattacgtagaaaataatgatgatcCGGATTTTGTTGAATATGATACCATATATGAAGATATGGGTTGTGAAATTCAATTTGCTAACGatttaaatttagaaaatacAAATGATATCAATACTTCTACTCTTTCAAGCGCTAATGACTACATCACCTCCACGACGCCAGTAAAACCCAATAATAACCCCTCAACTACCACCTCTACCCCATCTGctgctactgctactgcCACTTTGAGAAAACAGGACCGTTCTTCTCCAAAAAAACTAAAAAAGTCTACCCTCATTGCATCACCGTCTAAACAACAAGACGAAGATTTGTCAAAAGCTACTGCTTCGGCAACAACGACAACAACAACACCTGCTGCTACTACTACTTTATTTCCCGCTACTAGTACAGCGGTACCAACAAATATGAACGATATAAAGACTGAAGATAAGGACATACACGAGCATCAACATGTACAGCAACCAAGTGAATTATCATTTCCAAAAGATATTACATCCcaaattaatgatataATCTCAGCAGACATAGAACAAAATCAAGCGTTTAGAAATCCTTTGttcaatgaagaattgaaatattgGTTAAATACTAAGAAGACATTAATGCAACCATACAAAGAAATGCCACAATCAATGCTCTCTCAATTAGAATCATCACTACTAAATTGTCCCGATTCTTTAGATGCAGATTCACCCTACTTGTATAGGAAACCTCTCTCTTTACCACATCCAACgtcaattttctttcctaATGAGCCAATAAGATTCATTTATCCATTCGATCTCAAATTAAGTAACAACGCCACTAATAATAACACAAATACCTCCAGCCagaaaaaagtgaaaaatgatatttattcaaatactTCATTGgcaaaaatttttacaaaatttgatctGGATACTttattcttcatcttttatCACTATCAAGGTACATAtgaacaatttctttccTCAAGggaattgaataaaaacaGAAACTGGCAATTTAACAAAGTTGACCGTTGTTGGTACTATaaagagattgaaaaattaccaCCAGGAATGAATaaatctgaagaagaatcctggagatattttgattataaGAAAAGCTGGCTAGCAAGACGTTGCTCGCCAGATTTtgtatataaaaaagaagattttgaaaaactctGA